From the genome of Synchiropus splendidus isolate RoL2022-P1 chromosome 17, RoL_Sspl_1.0, whole genome shotgun sequence, one region includes:
- the pld2 gene encoding phospholipase D2 isoform X1, producing MESSEDAVEPIAQASEAQTVDRRRFSHDIRHLSQDELDGLMTSSEEGRPFSVVHHLPEMKDEGVPYLIPGVPITCRVDNMEKYTTRSKVRVGTLYTIRLTHGQFHWTVKRKYKHFQELHRDLYKHRMMIHFLPIGRFSKERQQLRTMSEEMPSLHGTDRNRRASSKNKYLEEYLNGLLENRFCRNDHSMLEFLSVGALSFITDLGPKGLEGPISKRSGGHRIQGLNCFGHHQVCFRWSKRWLVVKDSFLMYMDRDNGSINFVLLYDPEFKVKVGRAYTDTKYGVCFENFTRNLVIKCSSYRQAHWWSHEINSLAENCDYLKVQRFEGFAPPRDNMLTKWYVNGSGYFSDLADALEQAKEEIFITDWWLSPEVFLKRPATDNYWRLDQILKRKAEQGVKVCVLLYKEVELALGINSEHSKRTLMDMHPNIKVMRHPDHVSSVVVLWAHHEKMVAIDQTVAFVGGLDLAFGRWDNSKYDLTDLGLNQADNDPTEVDSSTGKGENGVSDASEKMGPDVSLKPEDLKGNSKLWLGKDYSNFIKRDWVQLDRPFEDNIDRTRIPRMPWRDLHAAIHGKSARDLSRHFIQRWNFTKIFKIKYKDDFYPYLLPKSHCTADSLPFTVPGSQKARVQVLRSADRWSTGTCENSILKAYIHTIENSEHFIYIENQFFISCADDKTVYNGIGDAIVNRILRAHREQKKYRVYIVIPLLPGFEGDIDSGGGNAIRAILHFTYRTISRGEHSILSRLAEVEDHWMEYITFCSLRTHSTLAESLITELIYVHSKTLIADDRCYIIGSANINDRSMLGSRDSELAVFVEDQERVPSVMGSQEYQAGPLTLALRKECFRVLVGADSDPSINIDDPISDEFFFMVWNSTAKLNALIYDKVFRCPPCNSIHNMALLKEYTTKDRLCDSDPDQARKELERVQGLVVHFPLKFLIEENLLPPLNTKEGMVPVGLWT from the exons ATGGAGAGTTCGGAGGACGCGGTGGAGCCCATCGCCCAGGCCAGTGAAGCCCAGACCGTGGACAGGAGACGCTTCTCTCACGACATTAGACACCTGAGCCAAGATGAGCTGGACGGCCTCATGACCAGCAGCGAGG AGGGCCGCCCCTTCAGTGTTGTGCATCACCTGCCTGAGATGAAAGATGAGGGGGTCCCTTACTTGATCCCTGGAGTCCCCATCACATGCAGAGTGGACAACATGGAGAAATACACCACTCGCTCCAAG gTCCGGGTTGGCACTCTCTACACCATCAGACTCACTCACGGTCAATTCCACTGGACAGTTAAGAGAAAGTACAAGCACTTCCAGGAGCTGCACCGCGACCTCTACAAACACCGGATGATGATTCACTTCCTGCCGATCGGACG ATTTTCAAAGGAGCGACAGCAGCTCAGAACCATGTCAGAGGAAATGCCCAGCCTGCATGGGACTGACCGCAACAGACGGGCCTCCAGCAAAAAT AAATACCTGGAGGAGTATCTCAACGGCCTTCTGGAGAACCGATTCTGCAGAAACGACCATAGCATG CTGGAGTTCCTCTCTGTCGGGGCTTTGTCGTTCATCACGGATCTCGGACCTAAAGGCCT TGAAGGGCCCATCTCCAAGAGGTCAGGAGGTCACCGAATTCAGGGCCTCAACTGTTTCGGCCATCACCAAGTGTGCTTCCGCTGGTCAAAGCGCTGGCTGGTGGTGAAGGACTCCTTCCTCATGTACATGGACCGGGACAATGGCAGCATCAACTTTGTGCTGCTGTACGACCCCGAGTTCAAGGTGAAAGTGGGACGAGCATACACGGACACCAAATATGGAGTCTGCTTTGAGAACTTCACCCG AAATCTGGTCATCAAATGCAGCAGCTACAGGCAAGCTCACTGGTGGAGTCACGAGATCAACAGTCTGGCGGAAAACTGTGACTATCTGAAAGTGCAGCGCTTTGAGGGATTCGCTCCACCTCGGGACAACATGCTCACCAAGTG GTATGTGAATGGAAGTGGCTACTTTTCCGACCTGGCGGATGCTCTTGAGCAAGCCAAGGAAGAAATCTTCATCACAGACTGGTG GCTCAGCCCAGAAGTCTTTCTGAAGAGGCCTGCGACCGACAACTACTGGCGCTTGGATCAGATTCTCAAACGCAAAGCA GAACAAGGAgtcaaggtgtgtgtgttgctctacAAAGAAGTGGAGCTTGCTCTTGGCATCAACAGTGAACACAGCAAGCGGACTCTCATGGACATGCACCCCAACATCAAG GTGATGAGGCATCCTGACCATGTCTCCTCTGTGGTTGTCCTCTGGGCTCACCACGAGAAGATGGTGGCTATCGACCAGACCGTGGCCTTTGTCGGGGGGCTGGACTTGGCTTTTGGGAGGTGGGACAACAGCAAGTACGACCTAACTGACCTTGGGTTGAATCAGGCCGACAATGATCCCACTGAGGTGGACTCAAGTACAGGAAAGGGG GAGAATGGCGTTTCAGATGCGTCAGAGAAAATGGGACCAGATGTGTCTTTGAAACCTGAAGATCTGAAGGGGAACTCTAAACTCTGGCTCGGCAAAGACTACAGTAACTTTATCAAGAGGGACTGGGTCCAACTCGACCGCCCTTTTGAAG ATAACATTGACCGCACTCGTATACCCCGCATGCCTTGGCGAGATCTTCACGCAGCTATTCATGGAAAATCAGCCAGAGATTTATCTCGACACTTCATCCAACGGTGGAACTTCACTAAG ATCTTCAAAATCAAGTACAAGGATGATTTCTATCCGTACCTCCTCCCAAAGTCTCACTGTACTGCTGACTCACTGCCGTTCACCGTGCCGGGCTCCCAGAAGGCCAGAGTGCAG GTGTTGCGCTCGGCTGATCGCTGGTCCACAGGAACGTGCGAGAACTCCATCCTCAAAGCCTACATCCACACCATCGAGAACAGTGAGCACTTCATCTACATCGAG AACCAGTTCTTCATCAGCTGTGCCGACGACAAGACCGTCTACAACGGCATCGGGGACGCCATCGTCAACCGCATCCTGCGCGCTCACAG AGAGCAGAAGAAGTACCGCGTGTACATAGTGATTCCTCTGCTGCCTGGGTTTGAGGGCGACATCGACTCGGGAGGAGGGAACGCCATACGAGCCATTTTGCATTTCACATACAG GACTATCAGTCGAGGAGAGCACTCCATCCTGTCCAGACTGGCTGAAG TGGAGGACCATTGGATGGAGTACATCACATTCTGCAGCCTGAGAACTCACTCCACTCTGGCTGAGTCACTCATCACCGAACTCATCTACGTTCACAGCAAGACCCTCATTGCTGACGACCGCTGCTACATTATCG GCTCCGCCAACATCAACGACCGCAGCATGCTGGGCAGCAGGGACAGCGAGCTGGCTGTGTTTGTGGAGGACCAGGAGAGAGTCCCGTCCGTCATGGGCAGTCAGGAGTACCAGGCGGGTCCACTCACGCTCGCCCTGCGCAAGGAGTGCTTCAG AGTTCTGGTCGGAGCCGATTCGGACCCGAGCATCAACATTGACGACCCGATCAGTGACGAGTTCTTTTTCATGGTCTGGAATTCTACTGCCAAACTGAACGCGCTCATCTATGacaag GTGTTCCGGTGTCCACCGTGCAACAGCATCCACAACATGGCCCTGCTGAAGGAGTACACCACCAAAGATCGACTCTGTGATTCGGACCCGGATCAGGCGAGGAAAGAGCTGGAGCGGGTCCAGGGGCTGGTGGTCCACTTCCCCCTCAAGTTCCTGATCGAGGAGAACCTGCTGCCTCCACTCAACACCAAGGAAGGGATGGTGCCCGTGGGCCTGTGGACGTAA
- the pld2 gene encoding phospholipase D1 isoform X2: protein MMIHFLPIGRFSKERQQLRTMSEEMPSLHGTDRNRRASSKNKYLEEYLNGLLENRFCRNDHSMLEFLSVGALSFITDLGPKGLEGPISKRSGGHRIQGLNCFGHHQVCFRWSKRWLVVKDSFLMYMDRDNGSINFVLLYDPEFKVKVGRAYTDTKYGVCFENFTRNLVIKCSSYRQAHWWSHEINSLAENCDYLKVQRFEGFAPPRDNMLTKWYVNGSGYFSDLADALEQAKEEIFITDWWLSPEVFLKRPATDNYWRLDQILKRKAEQGVKVCVLLYKEVELALGINSEHSKRTLMDMHPNIKVMRHPDHVSSVVVLWAHHEKMVAIDQTVAFVGGLDLAFGRWDNSKYDLTDLGLNQADNDPTEVDSSTGKGENGVSDASEKMGPDVSLKPEDLKGNSKLWLGKDYSNFIKRDWVQLDRPFEDNIDRTRIPRMPWRDLHAAIHGKSARDLSRHFIQRWNFTKIFKIKYKDDFYPYLLPKSHCTADSLPFTVPGSQKARVQVLRSADRWSTGTCENSILKAYIHTIENSEHFIYIENQFFISCADDKTVYNGIGDAIVNRILRAHREQKKYRVYIVIPLLPGFEGDIDSGGGNAIRAILHFTYRTISRGEHSILSRLAEVEDHWMEYITFCSLRTHSTLAESLITELIYVHSKTLIADDRCYIIGSANINDRSMLGSRDSELAVFVEDQERVPSVMGSQEYQAGPLTLALRKECFRVLVGADSDPSINIDDPISDEFFFMVWNSTAKLNALIYDKVFRCPPCNSIHNMALLKEYTTKDRLCDSDPDQARKELERVQGLVVHFPLKFLIEENLLPPLNTKEGMVPVGLWT from the exons ATGATGATTCACTTCCTGCCGATCGGACG ATTTTCAAAGGAGCGACAGCAGCTCAGAACCATGTCAGAGGAAATGCCCAGCCTGCATGGGACTGACCGCAACAGACGGGCCTCCAGCAAAAAT AAATACCTGGAGGAGTATCTCAACGGCCTTCTGGAGAACCGATTCTGCAGAAACGACCATAGCATG CTGGAGTTCCTCTCTGTCGGGGCTTTGTCGTTCATCACGGATCTCGGACCTAAAGGCCT TGAAGGGCCCATCTCCAAGAGGTCAGGAGGTCACCGAATTCAGGGCCTCAACTGTTTCGGCCATCACCAAGTGTGCTTCCGCTGGTCAAAGCGCTGGCTGGTGGTGAAGGACTCCTTCCTCATGTACATGGACCGGGACAATGGCAGCATCAACTTTGTGCTGCTGTACGACCCCGAGTTCAAGGTGAAAGTGGGACGAGCATACACGGACACCAAATATGGAGTCTGCTTTGAGAACTTCACCCG AAATCTGGTCATCAAATGCAGCAGCTACAGGCAAGCTCACTGGTGGAGTCACGAGATCAACAGTCTGGCGGAAAACTGTGACTATCTGAAAGTGCAGCGCTTTGAGGGATTCGCTCCACCTCGGGACAACATGCTCACCAAGTG GTATGTGAATGGAAGTGGCTACTTTTCCGACCTGGCGGATGCTCTTGAGCAAGCCAAGGAAGAAATCTTCATCACAGACTGGTG GCTCAGCCCAGAAGTCTTTCTGAAGAGGCCTGCGACCGACAACTACTGGCGCTTGGATCAGATTCTCAAACGCAAAGCA GAACAAGGAgtcaaggtgtgtgtgttgctctacAAAGAAGTGGAGCTTGCTCTTGGCATCAACAGTGAACACAGCAAGCGGACTCTCATGGACATGCACCCCAACATCAAG GTGATGAGGCATCCTGACCATGTCTCCTCTGTGGTTGTCCTCTGGGCTCACCACGAGAAGATGGTGGCTATCGACCAGACCGTGGCCTTTGTCGGGGGGCTGGACTTGGCTTTTGGGAGGTGGGACAACAGCAAGTACGACCTAACTGACCTTGGGTTGAATCAGGCCGACAATGATCCCACTGAGGTGGACTCAAGTACAGGAAAGGGG GAGAATGGCGTTTCAGATGCGTCAGAGAAAATGGGACCAGATGTGTCTTTGAAACCTGAAGATCTGAAGGGGAACTCTAAACTCTGGCTCGGCAAAGACTACAGTAACTTTATCAAGAGGGACTGGGTCCAACTCGACCGCCCTTTTGAAG ATAACATTGACCGCACTCGTATACCCCGCATGCCTTGGCGAGATCTTCACGCAGCTATTCATGGAAAATCAGCCAGAGATTTATCTCGACACTTCATCCAACGGTGGAACTTCACTAAG ATCTTCAAAATCAAGTACAAGGATGATTTCTATCCGTACCTCCTCCCAAAGTCTCACTGTACTGCTGACTCACTGCCGTTCACCGTGCCGGGCTCCCAGAAGGCCAGAGTGCAG GTGTTGCGCTCGGCTGATCGCTGGTCCACAGGAACGTGCGAGAACTCCATCCTCAAAGCCTACATCCACACCATCGAGAACAGTGAGCACTTCATCTACATCGAG AACCAGTTCTTCATCAGCTGTGCCGACGACAAGACCGTCTACAACGGCATCGGGGACGCCATCGTCAACCGCATCCTGCGCGCTCACAG AGAGCAGAAGAAGTACCGCGTGTACATAGTGATTCCTCTGCTGCCTGGGTTTGAGGGCGACATCGACTCGGGAGGAGGGAACGCCATACGAGCCATTTTGCATTTCACATACAG GACTATCAGTCGAGGAGAGCACTCCATCCTGTCCAGACTGGCTGAAG TGGAGGACCATTGGATGGAGTACATCACATTCTGCAGCCTGAGAACTCACTCCACTCTGGCTGAGTCACTCATCACCGAACTCATCTACGTTCACAGCAAGACCCTCATTGCTGACGACCGCTGCTACATTATCG GCTCCGCCAACATCAACGACCGCAGCATGCTGGGCAGCAGGGACAGCGAGCTGGCTGTGTTTGTGGAGGACCAGGAGAGAGTCCCGTCCGTCATGGGCAGTCAGGAGTACCAGGCGGGTCCACTCACGCTCGCCCTGCGCAAGGAGTGCTTCAG AGTTCTGGTCGGAGCCGATTCGGACCCGAGCATCAACATTGACGACCCGATCAGTGACGAGTTCTTTTTCATGGTCTGGAATTCTACTGCCAAACTGAACGCGCTCATCTATGacaag GTGTTCCGGTGTCCACCGTGCAACAGCATCCACAACATGGCCCTGCTGAAGGAGTACACCACCAAAGATCGACTCTGTGATTCGGACCCGGATCAGGCGAGGAAAGAGCTGGAGCGGGTCCAGGGGCTGGTGGTCCACTTCCCCCTCAAGTTCCTGATCGAGGAGAACCTGCTGCCTCCACTCAACACCAAGGAAGGGATGGTGCCCGTGGGCCTGTGGACGTAA